The Drosophila innubila isolate TH190305 chromosome 3R unlocalized genomic scaffold, UK_Dinn_1.0 2_E_3R, whole genome shotgun sequence genome has a segment encoding these proteins:
- the LOC117789633 gene encoding DNA ligase 3 isoform X2, with translation MLKLVNNIRVWHINRLCGRKMSSKQLKNDDNKLDTFRSICDEIAAESSYLKKVEKLEHFFRKGSSGKGFEGDTLQWVQFLIPGATQRVYNLQNKALIKLFARILQQNQQEMHLNLEQDGDISETLRKHFAASSKLKPQTESKLYLHEVEQFLGELEKRTKEDEQTEVLRDLCRQATDLDLRTFIRLIKQDLRINARARHILDAFGPQAYPAYQSSRDLTAIVNAFAGKATSSPAVKTAGKKTKLASSGIQVMTPVSPMLANACKSVEDAFKKNPGGLYSEIKYDGERVQIHKQGAEFKFFSRNLKPVMDHKIKQLKEFIPRAFPGADDMILDSEIILVDTETGALLPFGTLGAHKKHTFANASVCLFVFDCLLYDGEDLTQLSFCKRREILEQNIQPIKSHVQLSESQFLKTKQELAMMTAKVLQANLEGVVLKSPTGTYQPGKRNWLKVKKDYLFGGKMADTADLIVLGAWYGSGKKGGVLSIFLMGCYDARDHLWKTVTKVHSGLDDATNDEIHESLMKLTERADSNKIPSWLLCKKALIPDVLAKSPEQMPVWEITGAEFTQSEAHTAGGISIRFPRITRLRSDKTAMEANDLEHLEQLYAASKKNVNVDLLLANCDQTENDNELKTQLEKTPQKGKAANVAQTSSRKKQRLSKNESDNEMDESTSCSARKKTKLDTSQGKLKDFFAPKMTTMNIKVENSAETRKSPEIKKENIKSEKSQLFSGLVAHFSADAAESKQMNEFVQHGGTLTTNPQKANLAFHCLEQDMDLQQLRPLYRRSCRHLNVKWMQASLESKILQPYPLYALHLKSYIYFFQFFLR, from the exons atgcttAAATTGGTGAACAATATTCGTGTGTGGCATATAAATCGACTCTGTGGCAGGAAAATGAGCAGCAAACAGTTGAAAAATGATGACAACAAACTGGATACGTTTCGAAGCATTTGTGATGAAATTGCCGCCGAGTCGAGTTACCTGAAAAAGGTGGAGAAACTGGAGCACTTTTTCAGGAAGGGTTCAAGCGGCAAGGGCTTTGAGGGCGACACCTTACAGTGGGTGCAATTTCTCATTCCCGGTGCCACACAACGTGTCTACAATTTGCAGAACAAGGCGTTAATTAAGTTGTTTGCACGCATTTTGCAACAGAATCAACAGGAGATGCATCTGAACTTGGAACAGG ATGGCGACATTTCTGAGACACTCCGCAAACACTTTGCCGCCTCGAGTAAACTGAAACCGCAGACAGAGAGCAAACTCTACTTGCATGAAGTGGAGCAATTTCTGGGAGAGCTGGAGAAACGCACCAAGGAGGATGAGCAGACGGAGGTTCTGCGAGATCTTTGTAGGCAGGCAACAGATTTGGATCTCCGCACGTTTATCAGACTGATTAAACAGGATCTGCGGATTAATGCACGAGCCAGGCATATATTGGATGCATTCGGACCTCAAGCCTATCCCGCTTATCAGTCTTCCCGTGATCTGACCGCTATTGTGAATGCATTTGCTGGCAAGGCAACATCCTCTCCTGCAGTGAAGACAGCTGGCAAGAAGACGAAGCTGGCATCTAGTGGAATACAGGTGATGACACCTGTCTCGCCCATGTTGGCCAATGCCTGCAAATCCGTCGAGGATGCGTTCAAGAAGAATCCCGGTGGATTGTACAGTGAAATCAAATATGATGGCGAGCGTGTGCAAATACATAAACAGGGTGCTGAATTTAAGTTCTTCAGTCGGAATCTGAAGCCTGTCATGGATCACAAAATTAAGCAGCTCAAGGAATTTATACCACGTGCCTTTCCCGGTGCCGATGACATGATACTGGATTCTGAAATCATTCTCGTGGACACCGAAACGGGAGCATTGCTGCCTTTTGGCACTCTGGGTGCCCACAAGAAGCATACTTTCGCCAATGCCTCAGTCTGTCTCTTTGTCTTTGATTGCCTGCTCTACGATGGCGAGGATCTCACCCAGCT TTCTTTTTGCAAACGTCGTGAGATTCTCGAGCAGAACATTCAACCCATCAAATCGCATGTGCAGTTGTCAGAGTCGCAGTTTCTGAAGACCAAACAGGAGTTGGCCATGATGACGGCCAAGGTGCTGCAGGCCAATCTCGAAGGCGTTGTGCTGAAGAGTCCCACGGGAACCTATCAGCCTGGTAAACGCAACTGGCTTAAGGTAAAGAAGGATTACCTCTTTGGTGGCAAAATGGCAGACACGGCTGATTTGATTGTGCTGGGTGCGTGGTATGGATCCGGAAAGAAAGGCGGCGTGCTCAGCATATTTCTCATGGGCTGCTACGATGCACGCGATCATCTCTGGAAGACGGTCACCAAGGTGCACTCTGGCCTAGACGATGCCACCAATGATGAAATACATGAATCCCTGATGAAGCTAACTGAGCGTGCTGATTCAAACAAGATTCCCTCATGGTTACTCTGTAAAAAGGCACTGATACCCGATGTGCTGGCCAAGTCACCGGAGCAGATGCCCGTTTGGGAGATCACAGGTGCTGAATTCACACAGTCGGAGGCACATACAGCCGGCGGAATTTCCATTCGCTTTCCACGCATTACGCGACTGCGAAGCGACAAAACTGCAATGGAGGCTAATGATCTGGAACATCTGGAGCAGCTCTATGCGGCCTCCAAGAAAAATGTAAACGTGGACTTGTTGCTGGCCAACTGTGACCAGACCGAAAATGATAATGAATTGAAAACGCAGCTGGAAAAGACACCGCAAAAGGGAAAAGCAGCTAACGTGGCTCAAACGAGCAGTAGAAAGAAACAAAGGCTGTCCAAGAATGAATCTGACAATGAGATGGATGAATCCACAAGTTGCAGTGCACGGAAAAAGACGAAACTGGACACATCACAAGGCAAACTGAAAGATTTCTTTGCACCCAAAATGACAACAATGAATATAAAGGTTGAAAACTCAGCTGAGACAAGAAAATCTCCAGAAATCAAGAAAGAAAACATTAAGAGCGAGAAAAGTCAATTATTCAGTGGACTTGTGGCACACTTTTCAGCTGATGCAGCCGAGTCCAAGCAAATGAATGAGTTTGTGCAACATGGTGGCACATTGACAACGAATCCACAAAAGGCAAATTTGGCATTTCATTGCCTTGAACAGGACATGGATTTGCAGCAGCTGAG ACCCCTCTACCGTCGCAGTTGTCGCCATCTAAACGTTAAGTGGATGCAGGCATCGCTGGAATCCAAGATCCTACAGCCTTATCCCCTCTATGCACTGCATTTGAAATCG tatatttacttttttcaattttttctgcGTTGA
- the LOC117789633 gene encoding DNA ligase 3 isoform X1 gives MLKLVNNIRVWHINRLCGRKMSSKQLKNDDNKLDTFRSICDEIAAESSYLKKVEKLEHFFRKGSSGKGFEGDTLQWVQFLIPGATQRVYNLQNKALIKLFARILQQNQQEMHLNLEQDGDISETLRKHFAASSKLKPQTESKLYLHEVEQFLGELEKRTKEDEQTEVLRDLCRQATDLDLRTFIRLIKQDLRINARARHILDAFGPQAYPAYQSSRDLTAIVNAFAGKATSSPAVKTAGKKTKLASSGIQVMTPVSPMLANACKSVEDAFKKNPGGLYSEIKYDGERVQIHKQGAEFKFFSRNLKPVMDHKIKQLKEFIPRAFPGADDMILDSEIILVDTETGALLPFGTLGAHKKHTFANASVCLFVFDCLLYDGEDLTQLSFCKRREILEQNIQPIKSHVQLSESQFLKTKQELAMMTAKVLQANLEGVVLKSPTGTYQPGKRNWLKVKKDYLFGGKMADTADLIVLGAWYGSGKKGGVLSIFLMGCYDARDHLWKTVTKVHSGLDDATNDEIHESLMKLTERADSNKIPSWLLCKKALIPDVLAKSPEQMPVWEITGAEFTQSEAHTAGGISIRFPRITRLRSDKTAMEANDLEHLEQLYAASKKNVNVDLLLANCDQTENDNELKTQLEKTPQKGKAANVAQTSSRKKQRLSKNESDNEMDESTSCSARKKTKLDTSQGKLKDFFAPKMTTMNIKVENSAETRKSPEIKKENIKSEKSQLFSGLVAHFSADAAESKQMNEFVQHGGTLTTNPQKANLAFHCLEQDMDLQQLRPLYRRSCRHLNVKWMQASLESKILQPYPLYALHLKSYFSIFSALKIEQEINM, from the exons atgcttAAATTGGTGAACAATATTCGTGTGTGGCATATAAATCGACTCTGTGGCAGGAAAATGAGCAGCAAACAGTTGAAAAATGATGACAACAAACTGGATACGTTTCGAAGCATTTGTGATGAAATTGCCGCCGAGTCGAGTTACCTGAAAAAGGTGGAGAAACTGGAGCACTTTTTCAGGAAGGGTTCAAGCGGCAAGGGCTTTGAGGGCGACACCTTACAGTGGGTGCAATTTCTCATTCCCGGTGCCACACAACGTGTCTACAATTTGCAGAACAAGGCGTTAATTAAGTTGTTTGCACGCATTTTGCAACAGAATCAACAGGAGATGCATCTGAACTTGGAACAGG ATGGCGACATTTCTGAGACACTCCGCAAACACTTTGCCGCCTCGAGTAAACTGAAACCGCAGACAGAGAGCAAACTCTACTTGCATGAAGTGGAGCAATTTCTGGGAGAGCTGGAGAAACGCACCAAGGAGGATGAGCAGACGGAGGTTCTGCGAGATCTTTGTAGGCAGGCAACAGATTTGGATCTCCGCACGTTTATCAGACTGATTAAACAGGATCTGCGGATTAATGCACGAGCCAGGCATATATTGGATGCATTCGGACCTCAAGCCTATCCCGCTTATCAGTCTTCCCGTGATCTGACCGCTATTGTGAATGCATTTGCTGGCAAGGCAACATCCTCTCCTGCAGTGAAGACAGCTGGCAAGAAGACGAAGCTGGCATCTAGTGGAATACAGGTGATGACACCTGTCTCGCCCATGTTGGCCAATGCCTGCAAATCCGTCGAGGATGCGTTCAAGAAGAATCCCGGTGGATTGTACAGTGAAATCAAATATGATGGCGAGCGTGTGCAAATACATAAACAGGGTGCTGAATTTAAGTTCTTCAGTCGGAATCTGAAGCCTGTCATGGATCACAAAATTAAGCAGCTCAAGGAATTTATACCACGTGCCTTTCCCGGTGCCGATGACATGATACTGGATTCTGAAATCATTCTCGTGGACACCGAAACGGGAGCATTGCTGCCTTTTGGCACTCTGGGTGCCCACAAGAAGCATACTTTCGCCAATGCCTCAGTCTGTCTCTTTGTCTTTGATTGCCTGCTCTACGATGGCGAGGATCTCACCCAGCT TTCTTTTTGCAAACGTCGTGAGATTCTCGAGCAGAACATTCAACCCATCAAATCGCATGTGCAGTTGTCAGAGTCGCAGTTTCTGAAGACCAAACAGGAGTTGGCCATGATGACGGCCAAGGTGCTGCAGGCCAATCTCGAAGGCGTTGTGCTGAAGAGTCCCACGGGAACCTATCAGCCTGGTAAACGCAACTGGCTTAAGGTAAAGAAGGATTACCTCTTTGGTGGCAAAATGGCAGACACGGCTGATTTGATTGTGCTGGGTGCGTGGTATGGATCCGGAAAGAAAGGCGGCGTGCTCAGCATATTTCTCATGGGCTGCTACGATGCACGCGATCATCTCTGGAAGACGGTCACCAAGGTGCACTCTGGCCTAGACGATGCCACCAATGATGAAATACATGAATCCCTGATGAAGCTAACTGAGCGTGCTGATTCAAACAAGATTCCCTCATGGTTACTCTGTAAAAAGGCACTGATACCCGATGTGCTGGCCAAGTCACCGGAGCAGATGCCCGTTTGGGAGATCACAGGTGCTGAATTCACACAGTCGGAGGCACATACAGCCGGCGGAATTTCCATTCGCTTTCCACGCATTACGCGACTGCGAAGCGACAAAACTGCAATGGAGGCTAATGATCTGGAACATCTGGAGCAGCTCTATGCGGCCTCCAAGAAAAATGTAAACGTGGACTTGTTGCTGGCCAACTGTGACCAGACCGAAAATGATAATGAATTGAAAACGCAGCTGGAAAAGACACCGCAAAAGGGAAAAGCAGCTAACGTGGCTCAAACGAGCAGTAGAAAGAAACAAAGGCTGTCCAAGAATGAATCTGACAATGAGATGGATGAATCCACAAGTTGCAGTGCACGGAAAAAGACGAAACTGGACACATCACAAGGCAAACTGAAAGATTTCTTTGCACCCAAAATGACAACAATGAATATAAAGGTTGAAAACTCAGCTGAGACAAGAAAATCTCCAGAAATCAAGAAAGAAAACATTAAGAGCGAGAAAAGTCAATTATTCAGTGGACTTGTGGCACACTTTTCAGCTGATGCAGCCGAGTCCAAGCAAATGAATGAGTTTGTGCAACATGGTGGCACATTGACAACGAATCCACAAAAGGCAAATTTGGCATTTCATTGCCTTGAACAGGACATGGATTTGCAGCAGCTGAG ACCCCTCTACCGTCGCAGTTGTCGCCATCTAAACGTTAAGTGGATGCAGGCATCGCTGGAATCCAAGATCCTACAGCCTTATCCCCTCTATGCACTGCATTTGAAATCGTA tttttcaattttttctgcGTTGAAAATTGAACAGgaaattaatatgtaa
- the LOC117789633 gene encoding DNA ligase 3 isoform X3 codes for MLKLVNNIRVWHINRLCGRKMSSKQLKNDDNKLDTFRSICDEIAAESSYLKKVEKLEHFFRKGSSGKGFEGDTLQWVQFLIPGATQRVYNLQNKALIKLFARILQQNQQEMHLNLEQDGDISETLRKHFAASSKLKPQTESKLYLHEVEQFLGELEKRTKEDEQTEVLRDLCRQATDLDLRTFIRLIKQDLRINARARHILDAFGPQAYPAYQSSRDLTAIVNAFAGKATSSPAVKTAGKKTKLASSGIQVMTPVSPMLANACKSVEDAFKKNPGGLYSEIKYDGERVQIHKQGAEFKFFSRNLKPVMDHKIKQLKEFIPRAFPGADDMILDSEIILVDTETGALLPFGTLGAHKKHTFANASVCLFVFDCLLYDGEDLTQLSFCKRREILEQNIQPIKSHVQLSESQFLKTKQELAMMTAKVLQANLEGVVLKSPTGTYQPGKRNWLKVKKDYLFGGKMADTADLIVLGAWYGSGKKGGVLSIFLMGCYDARDHLWKTVTKVHSGLDDATNDEIHESLMKLTERADSNKIPSWLLCKKALIPDVLAKSPEQMPVWEITGAEFTQSEAHTAGGISIRFPRITRLRSDKTAMEANDLEHLEQLYAASKKNVNVDLLLANCDQTENDNELKTQLEKTPQKGKAANVAQTSSRKKQRLSKNESDNEMDESTSCSARKKTKLDTSQGKLKDFFAPKMTTMNIKVENSAETRKSPEIKKENIKSEKSQLFSGLVAHFSADAAESKQMNEFVQHGGTLTTNPQKANLAFHCLEQDMDLQQLRPLYRRSCRHLNVKWMQASLESKILQPYPLYALHLKS; via the exons atgcttAAATTGGTGAACAATATTCGTGTGTGGCATATAAATCGACTCTGTGGCAGGAAAATGAGCAGCAAACAGTTGAAAAATGATGACAACAAACTGGATACGTTTCGAAGCATTTGTGATGAAATTGCCGCCGAGTCGAGTTACCTGAAAAAGGTGGAGAAACTGGAGCACTTTTTCAGGAAGGGTTCAAGCGGCAAGGGCTTTGAGGGCGACACCTTACAGTGGGTGCAATTTCTCATTCCCGGTGCCACACAACGTGTCTACAATTTGCAGAACAAGGCGTTAATTAAGTTGTTTGCACGCATTTTGCAACAGAATCAACAGGAGATGCATCTGAACTTGGAACAGG ATGGCGACATTTCTGAGACACTCCGCAAACACTTTGCCGCCTCGAGTAAACTGAAACCGCAGACAGAGAGCAAACTCTACTTGCATGAAGTGGAGCAATTTCTGGGAGAGCTGGAGAAACGCACCAAGGAGGATGAGCAGACGGAGGTTCTGCGAGATCTTTGTAGGCAGGCAACAGATTTGGATCTCCGCACGTTTATCAGACTGATTAAACAGGATCTGCGGATTAATGCACGAGCCAGGCATATATTGGATGCATTCGGACCTCAAGCCTATCCCGCTTATCAGTCTTCCCGTGATCTGACCGCTATTGTGAATGCATTTGCTGGCAAGGCAACATCCTCTCCTGCAGTGAAGACAGCTGGCAAGAAGACGAAGCTGGCATCTAGTGGAATACAGGTGATGACACCTGTCTCGCCCATGTTGGCCAATGCCTGCAAATCCGTCGAGGATGCGTTCAAGAAGAATCCCGGTGGATTGTACAGTGAAATCAAATATGATGGCGAGCGTGTGCAAATACATAAACAGGGTGCTGAATTTAAGTTCTTCAGTCGGAATCTGAAGCCTGTCATGGATCACAAAATTAAGCAGCTCAAGGAATTTATACCACGTGCCTTTCCCGGTGCCGATGACATGATACTGGATTCTGAAATCATTCTCGTGGACACCGAAACGGGAGCATTGCTGCCTTTTGGCACTCTGGGTGCCCACAAGAAGCATACTTTCGCCAATGCCTCAGTCTGTCTCTTTGTCTTTGATTGCCTGCTCTACGATGGCGAGGATCTCACCCAGCT TTCTTTTTGCAAACGTCGTGAGATTCTCGAGCAGAACATTCAACCCATCAAATCGCATGTGCAGTTGTCAGAGTCGCAGTTTCTGAAGACCAAACAGGAGTTGGCCATGATGACGGCCAAGGTGCTGCAGGCCAATCTCGAAGGCGTTGTGCTGAAGAGTCCCACGGGAACCTATCAGCCTGGTAAACGCAACTGGCTTAAGGTAAAGAAGGATTACCTCTTTGGTGGCAAAATGGCAGACACGGCTGATTTGATTGTGCTGGGTGCGTGGTATGGATCCGGAAAGAAAGGCGGCGTGCTCAGCATATTTCTCATGGGCTGCTACGATGCACGCGATCATCTCTGGAAGACGGTCACCAAGGTGCACTCTGGCCTAGACGATGCCACCAATGATGAAATACATGAATCCCTGATGAAGCTAACTGAGCGTGCTGATTCAAACAAGATTCCCTCATGGTTACTCTGTAAAAAGGCACTGATACCCGATGTGCTGGCCAAGTCACCGGAGCAGATGCCCGTTTGGGAGATCACAGGTGCTGAATTCACACAGTCGGAGGCACATACAGCCGGCGGAATTTCCATTCGCTTTCCACGCATTACGCGACTGCGAAGCGACAAAACTGCAATGGAGGCTAATGATCTGGAACATCTGGAGCAGCTCTATGCGGCCTCCAAGAAAAATGTAAACGTGGACTTGTTGCTGGCCAACTGTGACCAGACCGAAAATGATAATGAATTGAAAACGCAGCTGGAAAAGACACCGCAAAAGGGAAAAGCAGCTAACGTGGCTCAAACGAGCAGTAGAAAGAAACAAAGGCTGTCCAAGAATGAATCTGACAATGAGATGGATGAATCCACAAGTTGCAGTGCACGGAAAAAGACGAAACTGGACACATCACAAGGCAAACTGAAAGATTTCTTTGCACCCAAAATGACAACAATGAATATAAAGGTTGAAAACTCAGCTGAGACAAGAAAATCTCCAGAAATCAAGAAAGAAAACATTAAGAGCGAGAAAAGTCAATTATTCAGTGGACTTGTGGCACACTTTTCAGCTGATGCAGCCGAGTCCAAGCAAATGAATGAGTTTGTGCAACATGGTGGCACATTGACAACGAATCCACAAAAGGCAAATTTGGCATTTCATTGCCTTGAACAGGACATGGATTTGCAGCAGCTGAG ACCCCTCTACCGTCGCAGTTGTCGCCATCTAAACGTTAAGTGGATGCAGGCATCGCTGGAATCCAAGATCCTACAGCCTTATCCCCTCTATGCACTGCATTTGAAATCGTAg